In the Leptospira terpstrae serovar Hualin str. LT 11-33 = ATCC 700639 genome, ACTTCTTCTATTAAATATTCTTCATCACCTACAGGAAATGCTTTCTCTAAAAAATCTTCATATTGACTTTTTTCCTGAACTTTAACCTGTCCTTTACCATCATAACCAAACCGTAAAGTTTTGATGATCCAAGGGTAGGGAATGGCAATTTCAAATTTAGTTGTTTCTTTTGTTAGGTGGAAAAACTCTGCTGTACGAAAACCTAACTTACGAAAGTGAGTTTTTTCTAAATACCGGTCTTGGGCAATGACAAGGGCCTTGGGAGGTGGAAATATTTTAATTTGTTTCGTTTGCGATTCTAAAAACTCTAAAGTGGATTTGGGAATATTTTCAAATTCGAAACTCAATACATCTAATTTTGAAAGAAATGTATTTAGATTAGTTAAATCTTCGTAGGCACCTATTGTTGCTTTTGCACCAGCCTTTTCAGAAGGAGAGTCGATGTCTGGGGAGTAACAGTAAGACTCATAACCCAAGGGAAGGGCCTCTAAACACATCATCTGACCCAGTTGACCCGAGCCCAAAACACCAATTTTAAAATTCCGATTTTCTTTAGAGGAGTTGGTCATTTTTAGAAAGTGCTAACTTGCGGTTATTATCTGCATAAGATTCTAATTTTTTATGAAGATCAAAATCAAGTAAAGAAAGAATCCGAACAGCAAGTAATCCTGCGTTGGCGGCACCACTGGTTCCAATGGCCAAAGTAGCAACAGGTACTCCTTTTGGCATCTGGACAATCGATAATAAACTATCCATTCCATTGAGTGCTTTAGATTGCACCGGAACACCTAAGACTGGTAAAGTGGTAAGTGATGCAGTCATACCAGGCAAATGAGCAGCTCCACCAGCACCAGCAATGATCACAGCAAATCCATTTTGTTTTGCCTGTTTTGCAAACTCAACCATCCGTTCTGGAGAACGATGTGCTGATACAATTTCCTTTTCAAAAGGAATTCCAAACTCTGTCAAAATTTCGCAGGCTTCCTTCATAGTTTCCCAATCGGAATGGGAACCCATAATGACAGCTACTTTTGGTTGATTTGTGGGCATACGTGTAATCTAGGAAAGGTCAAATCTTCATCAACCCTTAAATGTTTCTAAGGCGATTACAATTCTTTCCATTTTCATAGACCGAGATCCCTTAACGAGTAAAACTGAATTTTTGGGTACCGTTGTTTTTACAAATTGGATTAGGTCTTCCACTTCTGTAAAACATTTGGCCCCAGGAACTTTTTTTACCATTGGCTTCGTTTCTTCGCCAAATCCAAGTAAGATACCTTTCCCAATTCGTTGGATTTCTTTTCCGACCTCTTCATGGTAGTATTTAGAAAATTTGCCGAGTTCTTTCATCGATCCTAAAATCCAAACAATATTTCGATTCCCGGCAAACTGTTCGGCAGCACCTATACTAGACAACATGGATTCAGGATTGGCATTATAACAATCATCGATGATGGTAAAATAACCTTTGTTGATATTCAATCGTTTGTCAGGACTTTTGTAATTTTGAATTGTATTTACCATTTGATCTGGATCGATTTGGAAATAAGATCCAACAGCCAAC is a window encoding:
- a CDS encoding 5-(carboxyamino)imidazole ribonucleotide synthase; the encoded protein is MTNSSKENRNFKIGVLGSGQLGQMMCLEALPLGYESYCYSPDIDSPSEKAGAKATIGAYEDLTNLNTFLSKLDVLSFEFENIPKSTLEFLESQTKQIKIFPPPKALVIAQDRYLEKTHFRKLGFRTAEFFHLTKETTKFEIAIPYPWIIKTLRFGYDGKGQVKVQEKSQYEDFLEKAFPVGDEEYLIEEVIPFQKEISIILTRFQSGDIVCYGAVENEHKNHILDLSIYPARIPAGLNLEAIEMASKLAESLDYVGTLGVEFFLKENHLYLNEFAPRPHNTGHFTQDCQSFSQFHLHVASITGNLPPTDVRPKPTLMKNILGNEYQESLLRARSLLKDDRYQLHLYGKAEAKKGRKMGHMNFKGNLDEVNPLFHDL
- the purE gene encoding 5-(carboxyamino)imidazole ribonucleotide mutase, coding for MPTNQPKVAVIMGSHSDWETMKEACEILTEFGIPFEKEIVSAHRSPERMVEFAKQAKQNGFAVIIAGAGGAAHLPGMTASLTTLPVLGVPVQSKALNGMDSLLSIVQMPKGVPVATLAIGTSGAANAGLLAVRILSLLDFDLHKKLESYADNNRKLALSKNDQLL